One window of Fusobacterium sp. DD2 genomic DNA carries:
- a CDS encoding DIP1984 family protein has translation MKLAEALNLRADIQIRNSQLKERLVANSKVQEGDKPSENPTSLLKELDANLKELARLIKAINRTNSNTKVGNETLTDLIAQRDVMGTEIRIKRDFLSAASSRVDRYSNNEIKILATIDVAKYQKEIDRLSKEYRELDTKIQGLNWTTDLME, from the coding sequence ATGAAACTTGCTGAAGCACTTAATTTGAGAGCGGATATTCAAATAAGAAATAGCCAATTGAAAGAGAGACTTGTTGCAAATTCTAAGGTACAGGAAGGGGATAAGCCCAGTGAAAATCCTACTTCTCTATTAAAAGAACTTGATGCCAATTTAAAAGAGTTAGCAAGACTTATAAAGGCTATAAACAGAACTAACTCAAATACAAAAGTTGGAAATGAGACTTTAACAGATCTAATTGCACAAAGAGATGTAATGGGAACTGAGATAAGGATAAAACGCGATTTTCTGTCAGCTGCAAGTTCAAGAGTGGACAGATACTCAAATAATGAGATTAAAATCCTTGCAACTATAGATGTAGCTAAATATCAAAAAGAGATAGACAGACTTTCAAAAGAGTATAGAGAGCTGGATACTAAGATTCAGGGACTTAACTGGACTACTGACCTTATGGAGTAG